The sequence GGAGCTagtaaaaaacctcagcagtgctgtctgagggtGTGTGCTCGtttgcattaaagcaagcaacttGTAACCCATCCCGTGCCTGACTGAAAATGCGTGTGTAATGCGCTATGAgtgtgcaagtgctctgctgtccatAGTGCGTACCCTCGAGGAACTGGGTGAGCACGCtcagaggaaacattcccccgtgctcccagcactgccataaaGAATGCCGGCCTTCTGAAACTTGCAAGCAAGGCTTAGAGGGTTTCTCTCCCTGACCGACTTTATGGCATCATTCCCACCATACTGGAGAgagcaaatctttttctctttggtggtGAAAGCAGCTTGGGGAGCGTCACTGAAGTGCAGCACTTTTTTAACCTCAGGTCTAAAGTGCCACCGGTCCTACCGTGGGGTACAtccttcctcaggctttcaGCAAACGGAAAGGATGCATCAAACCCACCCCACAAACATGTCCTgcactttttttatctttcctggaaCGTGGGGACATGACCCTGCTGGGCCATcagtgccacctgcctgggagcCAAGATGGTGCCTTTACATTCCAGGCTAAGgacttaccttctttttttccttttcagcgaCTTTAGAGCCATCCTTAGGGAGGCTGGTTAAGCTGGTTTACTGCACAGCTGGTCGCCAGTGGAGGGAAAGGGTAAGCTCCGCTGTTGCCTTTGGTGTTTCCTTGTTACCTTGTCGCTCGTTTGAGTGATCTTACCATGCCCCGGCAAGCAGAAGCTGTCACGCCACTTTAGGCCTTGGTCTAATAGTCAAGCAAAGCAACATTGAAAGTCATTCGGAGATCTGGAACAGGCCCcaatgtgcattttataaaagtgcatcttggctgctctttatctttgtatgggtttttttcccgtTTCTCCAGACTGTTGAAGCTCTGAAAGGCGCCGatgagctgctctccctcagtttgctcctttgcctttggggactgcgtttcatgttttcttcatggctttgcagaggagaaaatccaTGAATACACCACCTTGGTTTTTTCACCTAAgctaatttcagaaactgcctcCTTTAACTtagacatgaaactcttcttaacCTCTTTGTGCACTTGTAGAAAagcagggtggggggggatGCGGGTGTCTTCAGGAAGTGCCCGCAAAAGAGCCTTTAGGAGACCCTGTCCCTTGACTCACATGTGGGGTAGTGAAGAGTCTGAGAAAGTCACGGGTTTTTGGTGTTCACCTAGgcaggttttcattttggtttttgtcttttttcttttttatcttatgTAGCTTATGTCACCAGGtagtgacagcctggggggtgacaggaggggacagcaggcagtggcagtgtggagggtgacaggaggggacagtaGGCGGGGACAGGCCTGGGGGTTAccagaggggacagcaggcagtgacagcctggggggtgagAGGAGGGGACAGTAGGCGGGGACAGGCCTGGGGGTTAccggaggggacagcaggcagttacagcctggggggtgacaggaggggacaggcaggccagtggcagcctgggggagtgacaggaggggacaggcaggccatgacagcctggggggtgacaggaggggacagcaggcagggacagcctggggggtgacagggcaCAGGGCGATGATGTGCCCAGGGCCGTTGGGAGAGCCACCACAGGCGCAGGGGCTGACAGGTGACGCTGGGTGGTGAAGGCCCcagggggtgacaggagggacACCGCAGCCCTGGAGGTGACAGGGCACGGGGCGGTgacaggctgggggacagcagggacaccGGCGGCCCAGGGCGGGGCTGATGAAGGCCCCTCCCCCAGGGGCGCTGAGTGGCCCCCTGAGCCCCTCTGTCACAATGCGGAGCCGCCCGGGTTGCCATAGCGAGCAGCTTGGCCTGGCAGCGCTGGTGCGAGGAGGGAGCGGAGGCCGAGCCAGGGCCTGTCGCCATCGTCCTCCCACCGGGGCTGCGAGGAGGAGCCGGCGGGCTCAGCCCgcgctgctggccccagcccctcggtgggccctgagctgctgtgggggCCGCGAGGCCAGCTGCTGCGTGAGGTGCCATCGCGGAGCGGGCACCGCCTGGCCCCGGCCATGTCGTGTGTCCACTACAagttctcctccaggctgagctcTGATGTGGTCACCTTTCACGGCCCCCACATCTCCCTGCGCGACCTCAGGCGCCAGATCATGGGCCGCGAGAGGCTGAAGGCGACCCGCTGCGACCTGCAGGTCACCAACGCCCAGACCATGGAAGGTGcgtgggggcggcgggcgcggggacCGGGGACCGGCCGGCTGGCGGCGGCGCAGGCGCCCAGTGAGGCGGTTGGGCCGCGGCCGGCAGCGGTGACTTGTGCTggggcctcagagctgctcttccgTGGTTGTGCGCTGGCAGCTGGCGTCAGGGCTGTGTgcgcagccaggcacagcagcgtaCGGGGTCCCGTGTGCGACACCGCGCGTGGAAGAGGTTTGGTTTCTGGGAACCCTTCTAGGTAAAACGATAAGGAAATGTGGGACAATGCCTTGTCATCACAAACCtgccagatttctttgaaagccggcagagaaggctgaacgTGATAGAAAAGGAGTGGATGGCTAatttaaagggggaaaaaaagtgggtttggtgactgaaatttgtcttcagcCACTTTTACTCCACCGCATTGGAAaagtggtgcttggctgctgcagaaactgctcagtAGCAACGTTTGGGATCAAGAGTGTATCTGTGAGTGAGAATCTATGCAGACCCTGGAAAGCCATCTTGCAGACGAGCGTTCTGTCTAAAGTATACTTGGCATTTCTTGCCAATACAGCTTCTTTGCTGcaccaaagacattttcattcagatgctATTGAGcatcatttcttcatttctttcaaacGGTGCATTTTTGTCGTGGTACTGCGTGTTAGACGGTGTCAGGGCAGTACTGAAGTTTTATGGCAGATCAGTTATGGTGAATATACCTAAAAATGTTCTTAGAGAAACCCTAAGTTCTTTTGAATCTCAGAAATGGTGCTTGATTCTCAGAGACGGTAATGGTTTTGTATTACTTAGCGTGCTGTTTCAGTTTGGTAATCTACCGTCTGGCAAAGCTTGCATGTGATTAAAGACTTTGGgatatgacagaaataaaaagacttggAAACCGTCTCCATTCcttaaacattcaaattttatcggttggggtttttttcctttttcctgtggttctgtgacatTCCCACAACActcttttctttacaatgtgTACTCATAGgactttttcctctccctaTTTGATGTATTAAAACTTAAACAGAATGACATGCCTGCTGCGGTAACTGTAACTTTGGCCCCAGCCTTTCCAGTGGTTGGACCTAAACACGCTGTTTACCTACAGATGGGTAAAGTATGTTCAGGAGAGTATCTGTGAGCAGACTTAACAGCACGGTGTTAGGGGTCTTGGGGGTGTTACGGGGTCGCGTGTCATACGGCGGTAGAGATAGACATGCAGGTAGAGGCAGACGTACAGGTTGTGACACAGATACTTACTGGAACTTCTGTAAGGGTGTTTTccctgtggaaatgcaaaaatccccCAGTGGTTGTCAGAGCAAAGCTAAGGAATACATTTCGGTGTCATACACGTGTATgccagattttggggttttatacaTAACCGTGAATTTCCGTTTTTATTGAACAGCATCTACGTGCTTAAAGTcaccttcagaagatgaaggaaagaactaGGCCAGGATGTCCTGCCTAAAGGGGGTTCTTGGAGATCTTCCCTGTGGAGATATGGTCGTGGGTTTTATAACTTGGTGCAGGAGTCCTGACTAAATGTTGACATGATCTTGGAAAGACCCTTCAGTGAACCTTGAGTGAAGATGGCCAACTTGTTCAGATTTTTCCGAGCCGCGTGATCACGGAAATCTCGTAATAGAAGCAATGCTAATAGAAGCTGAaagtaaacaggattttaaacatcactgggggggaaaaaaaaagagatggtggactctttttgaagatggtgggaaggcaaaatggatggttgggatgtgtttgaaaaggtgggaggcagggtgggggtgtcctCTTCCGTGCTCACTATTATAGAGACATGTTCTAGGGTTTTGTAAGCtaacaggagcaaaagcaatgGAAGTTAGATCAGGAAAGAACCTCACGTTGTAGCAGACTCTGCTTTAGTGACTTTAGAGAccattttgctgttggcattgAAACGattcaaaacaaatggaaaagattttgctgtttgtgtttgaCTATCAGacctgaagatttctggaaaggtgCCGTGAGTGTGTGGACATGATAAAAGCATGACGCTGTgtgtaaaatgttgcttttctatcTGTAAAGGGATTCCCTGAAGTGGTATGTCATGACATATTAATATCACTCTTACGAACTgactgatgctttctctgtattgatGTTGTTTCCAGAATACACAGATGACAATGCCCTGATTCCAAGGCACTCATCGGTAACTGTTAGGAGAGTCCCTGTTAGAGGAGTTAAAGCTACCGGCAAGACAGACCTTGGGTAAGTAGCCATAACACGTTGTGTTCTTTGAGAGGGGTTTCAGTGTGTTCACCTTCTTTGTGGCTGTTGGTTTACGGAGGCATTCCGGTTGTATCTTTCTtgttaaagctgctgttaaattgTGTTGTGGCAGGGCAGATTTGAATGTATCTGTCCCAAAGCAGACTTAGATTTTTCAGCCCGCTGGGACGTGGCATTCAAACTCCGTTCAGACGTTTGAATTGAGTTTGTTCTTGGGCTTGGTTTTTCTGAGAGTCAAGttctccatcctgtttcctctatGCAGAGAGATCCCTTATTGtatgcttttgcttgtattgcttttagAGTAAACGGAGAGACACATTGCAGTGTGAACTGGTGATTTGTTCCCATCTGCCAGCAGTCCGAGTCTCCGTGTTTGACTGCTTCCTTtgtttgggggcgggggggcagggtaTTCTTACaccccagaggggtgggggtggcggggctgcatgctgtctccagaggaaagactgagagtggCCAGCTGGCAAACCGTGCAAACAAGAAGTTTCATTCTTAAGTGATTCCTATTAGTTTCCTAAAGACGATGCCTGTGTcgagcaagagaaaaagaacaacgTCCTAAAGCGTATTGCCTTTTGTGCCAGGACGGTGAAGGAACAGTTGatcttttccaaacctgaagctcagaaagcagttgaGCACATTCCCAAATGTTGGTAGTTACCTTTCTACGTTTGATTTCACCctaagctgctctctgtgctccaggtaTTACTGCTGTATTCCTCAGATGTATGGAGGACAGAGAATCTGATTACAATTGCAGATACTCAAATGTAAGCCTGACTACAGCATTGTCGCTGTCATCGATGTATTCGTACAGTccagttctgtatcagctgcatcagcatggtTTGAATGGTCATGTTTTTCAGCCTTCTTCAAGATAGACCTCTCCTCCACCATTAGCAGATATTATTGACTTGTGGTTTTGCCGTGTCTTTCTAATGTTAGTTCTCAATAAATAGAGTGTACTGGCGAGTTACAGCGTGTCTCAAACAAACAGTACAGCAGCATCCTAGTACCCATGAAGCATCTGCAAGCAAACCCCCCTGAATTTATGTGGCTCTCCTGTAAGCTTTGGGCATATTAGTGCTTCCAGGCACTACCAAGAGTTTCTGGatgccacagcactgtgctgctaaGCATGGCCTGGTTTGGGGGGTTAATTTAGATGGGGATGCTTAGTGCTGTCTTGTCAATATAGCCTCCATTTCTGGTTGGATGGCACCCTCTCCTGGTGTTGGCATGCTGCCCTAAAATGAGAGGCTAGGTGCCACTAGCATCAAAGATCCAAGAAATACCTGCACGTGGGGATAAGGGAtgaatgctgctgctctgctaaAGTTGCCAATGGATCGGGCAGGTTAGCTTTCTATTCCTTCAGCTGGAACCATTGTGGAAACAACTGGTAGAGTCGTTAGTGTTTGGGAATGGTGAATGCATGCTGTCATGGTGGAGAGGCCTTCAGGAATGCGTTAGTCACCTTGTAGTATCTTCCTCAAGGCAAGTGGATGGAAGAAACCGTGGTGTGGGAATCTAAAGCTTTTCCTCGCGCTTCCTCATGTTCAGGAGGTACGTGGCTGTACTTGCGAGCCTGGTGGTGGTGTAGCAGTGGCAGGAAGTATGAGCCTTTCTATTTGTGCAGgacctgcacagcagcctttgGGTTGCCTCTGCTCGTGGGACGCTTTGGATGATGTATGAATTGTTTGTTAACTAGATCGGCGGTTGCATGTTTGATTCATGAGTAGCGTGCAGGTACAGACCAATGAGTATGTGGAATCTCGGCAAGGGCTTGTGTGTCATAAGTGTTTCCTAAAATACTGGAGCATGTTCAAGATGATCCTAAAGCAAATTCTGGtaatcaagactttttttcttatttttttaacacaggccTCCTCGACCACAGAAAATCCTTGGAACTGCTTTCAGGTGATGTTTCTACTGCTATTTGTAGTCACTTTAGGCTAAGTATGGTAGGTACCTGAACACAGTGCTGGGGCTTCCaccaagaaacacttttctacagacaactgttcttgttttgtcagAGGAGTGTAGAAACCAAAGTGCTCTGTCTGGTACCTGTTTGTGATAGTGGGGCTATACAGATTGCCTGAAGGTGCCTTCGTATTTGGATGGCTGACtattcaagaacagaaaaatgtagcaCAGTCTTCACAGTTTTGGTACTTAgagggcagaaagaaaatatctgaggaCTTCTTCTTGCACTGCTGTATTCTGTATCTTAGAGTAATTGGGGACAAAGAAGGAAtgggatttggggttttatttcagtagcacTGAATGTACCAGGAGAGCGCACTTTatgtatagaaataaatttccatatTCATAAGACTACCAGTACACAATGTTTTGATGTTCAGGttttattaactgttttcactgctttatgTTGGTTacaagtgctttattttaagttctgatcatctttctttcttcttctagaaGTCGAACTGAGCCAGCGAGTAGAACATCAAAAGAGGTATGTAAAAACGcaagctgaaacttttttctacaTGCTGCACCTAAGTCTAAGCTATGTAGCCTTGTActaattgtttttatatattaaaaaatatataaaatatatatgttttatctataatatttattttatatatataaaacatattttccagtgaaatgtAGTGTATGCTGTAAATCCAATGTATTTAATTCAGCATAGTGAAAACTGAGCAATGCCAACTTTTGCGTGGTTCTAATGTGAATAATGGTATTTGTGCCTAGTAAGGCATTGCATTTCGTACTGAATAGGCTAGACTATTTCTTGTACGACTGTGTGTTGTACCGGTAATGTATGCTCATTTGTAGAGCTTGTAGGTTCAAGGTTTGCACCACTGAACTTGGTACACCAGCACtttgaatttacatttggaaaaggggcagcattttttttccggtcagaaaacactgttgtTCTGCTGCTAAGACATGAATAAGTAACTCGAGGAGATACTTGACTCGTAATGGCCTAGATCTCCATTTGGCCCTTGGGTGGAATGCTACGTGCCAcgatgcatttcaaaatagccCTCATAGTACAAACATtgctttgtggtggtgtttggttttcgTCTGTAAGTATAACTGCTTGTTCTTCACTAGAATGGAGTGAGGCATTACACGAGCTCTAGGTCACTGGATCTGATCACTTTGAAAGCTCTTAGGATAACTTAATCTAGAAATTCATGAACTTGGGGTCTAATTAAAGTAAACGAAAGACAGCGCAAAAACTATACTGCATTCATGTATCACACCTGTGTGCATTTAGTAAATGTTGAGCTATTAACTGATTAATTTATAAACTGCACTGACAATGTTTCCTGTAGTGACACTTCCTTctcaaataaatggaaataattattttagatcCTTTCGAGCTGCAAATGGACAGCTTCCTTAACCCTCCGTCTTTTAAGCAGTTGTGAGCATTTGACAAGGGTCCCCCTCTGAGGTATTCTGAGCAATAGGTTGATCTCAGGAGGGGTTGGTTGctttagtttcttctcattaacAACGTAGGCATACTTAAGCTGTTTAAGGTTTGtactttgttttgaacaagtATAAATTCCACTGGCTTGGAGGTGGCTCTTCCGGTGACGCGCAGAGGATATAGCGCAGGCTTTCATACAGCAGTAGGGGTGAACTATTGCTCTGTTTTGATTGTAGAACTtgaatatgtgtttaatttttctgaataggTTGGCGACCCTTCCGCACCTCTTTCTCTGGCCCAGCTTATTAAGGTATGCTTAGATGTACTTGCTTGTGAAATAGTGTTTGTAAACCTTACACTGTGCTCTCTAGCTGGATAACTGCTGtaatatgagcaaaacattaATTGTTAATAATTCAGCGTGTTTCtcctaactttaaaatgttactttgatACTATCCTGTAGAGAGTAGTTCCCAGcttgggaagagggaaggggagcacCTTACTGGCCTCAGTGTAATGCTCCAGTGTTACCCATCTGCAAGacacaaagaagcagcacttcagaagctgtttaCCATTTTTCATACGTCCCGCTCATTGTTCATTGGAAACTAACACAATTTTTACAGCAGGATTTAATTGGCTGTAAGTTATGGACATTTCTAGGGCCTTTGCAACAGCCAGAACAGACGTGTTTCTGGAACATGGACAATTGCATGGCTGTTTTTGAATTTCTAGTCATTACAGTTACAGGTCCATTCTTTGAATGGTGCGGGACTGCCTGAATTGTGGCATACAGGCAGAGGACGACGCAACCTGATTTGTTTACATGCAGACTGTGCAAACTGTGCAAGTGCACCTAATTGTTGATAGGACTGTGCCAGTGTTTATGCGAGGCACATCAGCAGACGTGACCAcctgaaagcatgttttgtaATGGAACTGCTTGTATTTTGTGCTCAGCAACGTGTAACGTTGTCTGGGGAAACACTAGTGATTGCACTTGGTGAAGAGGCGCAGTGCTAGCCACAGAAGTGATTAAAAACGTAGTCTTTAAAGTTACAAAGACTAGAGAAGGCAGGGCCTAACGCAGAGGAGCTagttctttcctctgaaaatgaaggcCAGAGCTCATTTCCACgagaaagaaatctcttcccACTGGGAACATCTTCCCTCACtcactgcatttatttaatttatttttttaataaatttaattgtgttaattaacattttgcggcagggtggtggtggtgtgtgcagAATTAGTTTGGGAAGCAGCCACCAAAAGACATTGGCCTCCCTCAGGGCTGTCCCTTGGTTCTGTAAAGGCATGTGAAATTTACtctaaaatgtggaaaactgtccaagcttttgagaaattcaaagatttcagaaatacGGAGATAGGTAACAAAGCAGCTCCGAACTGTTGCCCTGACCTCTTTAGtgcaggctggcacaggaggcAATGTGTAGTAagaacttttctgctttgctatGACTATGTATTGAATGCCATAGTTGAATGTCGGCCTGTTCCTAGGaatgtgttgtgggttttgggtgtgTTTTGTAAACCATTTGGGTTCAGACAAATCAGTCAAGTGTCTATAAAAGTTCTCTGCAAATGTTACTGGAAATGATTTCATAGATGGCGATCTGGATTATGTTCCTGCGTATATGGAACAGCTATTTAATAACATGTGGAAACTAGTTGGTTGCTTTTGTGAGTGAATgcatgtaaaaaggaaaacatgagcaGTTGGTCTGTAGGATAGGTGCTTGAAGTTCCAAATAATGTACAGTCACCCCCTTCGACCCTGCTTGTATCTGGACTAGTGTGGAATAGAAACATTTGAAGAAGtactgtgtaaaaaaaacccatctggCTTCCATAGTTCGAAGATCTAGTTCTGCGTAAGGTTTATATTACAATTTGCGTGTTAAAAGGACAGtgccaactggaaaaaaattgtagttcAGTCACTTCCTATGAAGAAGCGAgtggcggcgggggagggggcggaaCCGTGCGGTTTGGACTGCCTACAGCACATGATGGTCAGATGTCTGCTGAAAAGAATCTTTTCTCTTGCTGAGGGATTATAGAAAGCTTGATTCCTTTTAATGCTTCTGGgtctgaagctgaatttcagcaagcaaaaccaactgCCACGACTCTGAGGTTGTGTGTCCTTTTGATGCTGCAGAATGTAAATACTGCTACTTGCACACATCTTTCTCAGTTAAATGTACCGTGGCTAGCTTCTTCGACTAGTCTGGGGCTTAAAGACCAGCTTCAAAATGCTGGCTGGTGTGCTTTTTTCTACACATAGCTTCAGTCCGCTTGGACAAAACTTGGATTGGCTTCACAAGTCTTTATGTAAGGTACAAAGAGAGCCTATTTGTAGCCTAATGTGTGTGTCAAATAACCATTACCTGTTAAACAGACTGCCAACCTGGCTGAAGCCAATGCTTCTGAAGAGGATAAGATAAAGGCGATGATGATACAGTCCTGCCATGAATACGATCCATCCAAGTAAGTATCAAATGTGGTCTTCAAAAAGTTATGGAAAAAGTatggagatgtttcttttaagaagagaGACACATgcataccttttcctttttttccccaaaccttcTAGTTACTTGAGGGAACCCTTGGATCTGCCTCCACCATCATCcagttgcttttgctgtggaaaacctGGCCACTATGCCAAGAACTGCCCGGTAAATAGGGTAAGACTGGGGCAGGCTACTGGTGTTACCGagcttttagggttttttaccTTGGCATTTATGTGACAAAGACATGAACACTCCCAGTAAGAATTGTTTCTCTCGGGGCGAAATGTTACATGGCAATGTTGCAAAGCCCTTCCAAATTCAAGGGAAACCTGGAATCCTaaatgtgaaacttttttttttctctagctcaCAGACATTAAAGATGTCCATAGATCTTTCTCAGTGAAGtttcatacatatttgtatCTATTTCAATAGTACTGGAAATTTTCCTGGTTCTAACTCTTTCTAATGACAGTTCAAAGTTGTTGGTATTTCCTCTAAAAACAAGAGGTTTCTGTTGACCCTGTCTATTGAGTATCTGTCAGTTTTAACTACAGAAGCCTCTGGCTGAATTTTCATGCCGTTTAACATCAGTCCCTGAATGTACATGCAGGAGGGATGAATTCAGCCTTCCTATATAGAAGTGAATGTAAGTTTCCATGGGGGCTGATTCGGAGCCCTGAATTAAGCTCTCACACGTTGCCCAAGGGCTTTGGAGGGGGAACAggtttgtgtctctgctctgagCGGACGGTGAGCAAAGGGCTATTTCACCCTGAAGGGTCCTGAAGTTAAGCCAAAGAATGACGACTGGGTTCAAAACTCTGCTCAAACCTGTGGTACGTCCTGGCTATGCTCGTTGGGGAAAGCAGGAGTATGAGTCGAGCAGCCATTATGTTAGGTAAAAGGAGGGGATTAAAGGCTTTCGCTGCTTAAAATTATCTCTGAAACGTCATTTTAAGTGTGCGTCTGAAGAGGAgagatgtctgcatttctgttctcaACAGGACAAAAATGTGGAGCCTGTTCGCAGAATTAAAAGGAGCACCGGAATTCCAAGGAGTTTCCTGATGGAGGTGAAGGATCCCAACACAAAAGGTGCCATGCTGACAAAGGCTGGGAAATACGTGATACCAACTATTAATGCGTAAGTATGGAATTAATCGGGCTGACCAAAATGCGAATGAGAGCAACCATGCGTAAATGTCTGAGTGGCAATGCAGCCGAGGTGGCCAGCCTCTAATTACGAGGGAGGAAGCACTACCGTCGTATCTCAACCTTAAAATCTGCAATACTTTCCCATATTGAAATAGAGTAGTCCTGCTGTTCATGCCCCGGGAAGCTGGCTGACCTTGGGGTATGCTAAgaacctgtatttctgcaaggcaTTTCAGTAGAGTTTCCAGTTGGCATCATTCTCTCTGAATGCtcgttttgcttctggtttatgtttcaaaggcttcttgcaaaatttaagaaatagCCCTTGGACTgagatttcctcctcctctgacttTTAGCAAATCTCATGTGTGAAACGGGCTGAAGTGTTCCTGTTGCTATAAACTAAGAAATTACTGCTGTGTGCTGACAAGAGTGGCTGTTGGAAAATGCACTCGGTagcacttctctttttctatcATGGGTCTCCTGTTGTAGAAGCTGTAGCACAGActtctttcatttacaaaatgaaattacttgggGGACGAACTTCACCCTAATCCAGCAATTTGCATTTACCCTCTGGCAAAGGAGAGGTGGGgttcctttcccctgctctctAGCTgtcaagcaattatttttctagtctGAGCTAATTTTGTAGTTGATCCGACAGATGGGagagctctgcagaaggaaaaatgttcccccctccttcttcttctgaTAGTGTGGCCCTAGAGAAGTCATTTAGCGTAAATGCCTACGTTGTAGAAAGCCAATGTGGAGTGAGAAGACTTCCATCTATTATCTTCCTTtgataaaatccaaagcttggaaaatttttcctttcccatctttcacttttttctttttccttccccacctgccctccAGGGAAGCTTATgctagagagaaaaaggaaaagccacccTTTTTACCAGAggagccctcctcctcctccgcagACAGGCCTGTTCCAAACGAGTTGTTATGTCCCATTTGTAAAGATCCAGCGACGGATGCAGCGCTTATTCCCTGCTGTGGAGCAAGTTACTGTGACGAATGTAAGTGAGTAATGTAATGTAAGGAGTAAACTCCCCTCCCGtgttttttaatccaaaacacCACATCGGATCTTCTGAAACCAGGAATAGGAGATCACCTGTGCTACGCGGTCTGTTTCATACTTCAGTACGCCCGGAGTAGGAAAGGCCTCTTCTCCGTAatcggggtgggggtgggggtgggggggggaaaccaaaggccaaagagcttttttccctttctgtgtatCTAGTCAAATCTTCTTCACATGCGGAAGGTCGAGTACGAGAAGAGTGCATAATTGTGCAGGTGATTACAGTATTAGATGTGGAATGCACGTAGTTTGTCCACAGCTCTTTCTCTCATACACAACTATAGAGCCAGCTCTGGTGACTGACTCTGGTCCGCCACAAACAGGCAGTCGGGCATTTAATCTACATTCTTTGCCACAGGAGTTGGTTAAACCTTCAAAACTCGAACCGACTCACGGCTTTTTGAGATGTGCTTTGTTCATTAGCCTTGATGTTGGTGGCTTCTTGCTGTACTCggtagtggaaaaaaaaaagtccaaacaTCAGGACACAGCCCGCTCTATGTCTTCAGCTGTTACAGCGGGGGAATGTCAAAACTCTATAGCGATTTGCTGCATACTGGGCATTTTTTACACTACTGACCATTTATAGCTTCATGCTCTCCATTCAAGACCGTATCCACCCATTAATCGTCTGTGTGTTCTTGTAATTGATGAGAACCCCAAAGATTTCCCTACTTTGGCTGAAACCTATTTTGACGCTTCTAATTACACACAGGTATTAGAACAGCTTTACTGGAGTCAGAGGAACATACTTGCCCGGCGTGTCATCAG comes from Falco naumanni isolate bFalNau1 chromosome 1, bFalNau1.pat, whole genome shotgun sequence and encodes:
- the LOC121082638 gene encoding E3 ubiquitin-protein ligase RBBP6-like, with the protein product MSCVHYKFSSRLSSDVVTFHGPHISLRDLRRQIMGRERLKATRCDLQVTNAQTMEEYTDDNALIPRHSSVTVRRVPVRGVKATGKTDLGSRTEPASRTSKEVCKNAS